One genomic region from Knoellia sp. p5-6-4 encodes:
- a CDS encoding HAD-IIA family hydrolase: MTTPRPVECWLTDMDGVLVHEERAIPGASDFIAALVTSGRRFLVLTNNSIFTPRDLRARLRAGGIDVPEESIWTSALATAQFLDDQRPGGSAYVVGEAGLTTALHDIGYTMTERDPDYVVLGETRTYSFEAITKAIRLIENGARFIATNPDPSGPSPAGTLPATGSVAALITTATGSQPYFIGKPNPLMMRSALNRLDAHSESTVMIGDRMDTDIISGLEAGLRTVLVLTGSTRPDQVHRFPYQPTRVLESIADVVPLVEQLQPVP; this comes from the coding sequence ATGACGACGCCCCGACCGGTCGAGTGCTGGCTCACGGACATGGACGGCGTGCTCGTCCACGAGGAGCGCGCCATCCCCGGCGCGAGCGACTTCATCGCGGCGCTGGTCACCTCAGGGCGCCGCTTCCTGGTGCTGACCAACAACTCCATCTTCACCCCGCGCGACCTGCGGGCCCGGCTGCGCGCCGGCGGGATCGACGTGCCCGAGGAGTCGATCTGGACCTCCGCGCTCGCCACCGCCCAGTTCCTCGACGACCAGCGCCCCGGGGGCTCGGCCTACGTCGTCGGCGAGGCGGGTCTGACCACCGCGCTGCACGACATCGGCTACACGATGACCGAGCGCGACCCCGACTACGTGGTGCTCGGCGAGACGCGCACCTACTCGTTCGAGGCCATCACCAAGGCCATCAGGCTCATCGAGAACGGCGCGCGGTTCATCGCCACCAACCCCGATCCCTCGGGGCCGTCACCGGCGGGCACCCTGCCGGCCACCGGGTCGGTCGCCGCGCTCATCACCACCGCCACCGGGTCGCAGCCCTACTTCATCGGCAAGCCGAACCCGCTGATGATGCGCAGCGCCCTCAACCGCCTCGACGCCCACTCCGAGTCGACCGTGATGATCGGCGACCGCATGGACACCGACATCATCAGCGGCCTCGAGGCCGGCCTGCGCACCGTGCTGGTGCTCACCGGCTCGACCCGGCCCGACCAGGTGCACCGCTTCCCCTACCAGCCGACCCGGGTGCTCGAGTCGATCGCCGACGTGGTCCCGCTCGTGGAGCAGCTCCAGCCCGTGCCCTGA
- the dnaE gene encoding DNA polymerase III subunit alpha, which translates to MNGDFAHLHVASGFSMRYGTSTPAALVERAAHHGQPVLGLTDRDGLYGAVRFVQSATAAGIAPVLGVDLAVEPEPQPLGDGTERAGEQVKQRTPVRGGAVRDPRHPRVTVLARGRGAGVPAGVGWASLCRLVTDTHLRGERGQPVTTPGTIAARSVSVVHGDEPSPLVVLLGPDSDVGRALLARRPDRARALLAVWQRLLPADALAIEVVCHGGPEGTPASRGHAARLLGLADESGVPAVLTAAVRHVDPGESAVVDVLDAARRLVLLETRHLDRVTDAAHLASTPAMHAVARQVTSGDTARADALVARTLALALECAQDARRDLGIGAVHLPEPSALAIEPGTNPQSVLEERCRAAVSTRYPDVGERDRHAIESRLTDELKVVAELGYPTYFLTVAAVVDLIKEMGVRVAARGSGAGSLVNYLLGISGVDPIRYDLLMERFCSPLRAELPDIDIDVESARRTEVYERILERFGGDRVTCVSMMDTYKVRHAVRDVGAALGLPPQEVDEIAKAFPHIRARDARSAIAELPELRSRGLGSPRLRLLFDLVERLDGLPRHIALHPCGVVLSNSGLLDRTPVEASWLGFPMSQFDKDDVETLGLLKLDVLGIRMQSAMAHAVQEVARVDGVEVDLDDQAQVPLDDEATFRLVRTAHTLGCFQIESPGQRELIGKFGPERFEDLVIDISLFRPGPVKSDMITPFLEARHGWKPVEYLHPTLVPALEETAGVVVFHEQVLKIVAETTGVSLAQADEVRRAMGSPRGQQEVESWWRPAATARGYAPADVDRIWEVLKSFASFGFCKAHAAAFALPTYHSAWLKTHHPAAFLSGVLTHDPGMYPKRLILDDARSLGIAVLGLDVNASTGEYRVEKVDPWEEPPPRIRPALSAGTPDLECSREAPAHPDLPDGRAYGIRLSLSDVKGISEAEVARIVAGQPYFSLADFWNRARVSRPVAERLVLAGGFDSLYGMASSTGGLGRRGRVTRRDLLLHVSELDRWSRSVASSSRRVSPRNGRKSGATYADGPGQDGIPSLDVGGADVRGRAAAQSQAALPVAAAAEQPTQLALDLGDSPELTAGTGLPEMTGPERVRAELDILGLDASAHIVGFYEPMLRALGVTRSRDLLGARSRSTVWVAGVKVATQTPPVRSGRRVVFLTLDDSTGPVDATFFEDVQGPYAEVVFHSWMLLVRGVVRRTGARGVSIRATGAWELSRLWDAWAVGGLDAVLTAIDDDEATARAQFQAHEAAAAGQDGSEGQQGRPRGRRVLVHASGFRQSPYADTRPAGSDVQGSRRLATGAVVPEDLSPPRKLWHSSPGSSGH; encoded by the coding sequence GTGAACGGTGACTTCGCCCACCTGCACGTCGCCTCAGGGTTCTCGATGCGCTACGGTACATCCACCCCGGCGGCGCTGGTGGAGCGCGCAGCCCATCACGGCCAGCCCGTTCTGGGCCTGACCGACCGCGACGGCCTCTACGGAGCGGTCCGGTTCGTCCAGTCAGCCACGGCCGCCGGCATCGCGCCGGTCCTCGGTGTCGACCTCGCCGTCGAGCCCGAGCCGCAGCCCCTCGGCGACGGCACGGAACGCGCCGGTGAGCAGGTGAAGCAGCGCACCCCGGTGCGCGGCGGCGCCGTCCGTGACCCGCGCCACCCGCGGGTCACGGTGCTCGCCCGAGGACGCGGCGCCGGGGTGCCCGCCGGCGTGGGCTGGGCCTCCCTGTGCCGGCTGGTCACGGACACCCACCTGCGCGGCGAGCGCGGCCAGCCGGTCACGACCCCGGGCACCATCGCCGCGCGCAGCGTGAGCGTGGTGCACGGAGACGAGCCCAGCCCGCTGGTGGTGCTGCTCGGGCCGGACTCCGACGTCGGTCGGGCGCTGCTCGCCCGGCGCCCCGACCGGGCCCGGGCACTGCTGGCCGTCTGGCAGCGGCTCCTGCCGGCCGACGCGCTGGCGATCGAGGTGGTCTGCCACGGCGGTCCCGAGGGCACGCCCGCCTCGCGCGGGCACGCCGCCCGCCTGCTGGGGCTGGCCGATGAGAGCGGCGTGCCCGCGGTGCTGACCGCGGCGGTCCGGCACGTCGACCCGGGGGAGAGCGCCGTGGTCGACGTGCTCGACGCGGCCCGGCGGCTCGTCCTCCTCGAGACCCGCCACCTCGACCGCGTCACCGACGCCGCCCACCTGGCCAGCACCCCTGCCATGCACGCCGTCGCCCGGCAGGTGACCTCCGGCGACACCGCCCGGGCCGACGCGCTCGTCGCACGCACCCTGGCGCTCGCGCTGGAGTGCGCCCAGGACGCCCGCCGCGACCTCGGCATCGGCGCCGTCCACCTGCCCGAGCCGTCCGCCCTGGCCATCGAGCCGGGCACCAACCCCCAGTCGGTGCTCGAGGAGCGCTGCCGGGCCGCCGTGTCCACCCGCTACCCGGACGTGGGGGAGCGCGACCGGCACGCCATCGAGAGCCGGTTGACCGACGAGCTGAAGGTGGTCGCCGAGCTCGGCTACCCCACCTACTTCCTCACCGTCGCCGCCGTGGTCGACCTCATCAAGGAGATGGGTGTGCGGGTGGCGGCGCGCGGCTCGGGCGCCGGGTCGCTGGTCAACTACCTGCTCGGCATCAGCGGGGTCGACCCCATCCGCTACGACCTGCTGATGGAGCGGTTCTGCTCTCCGCTGCGGGCGGAGCTGCCCGACATCGACATCGACGTCGAGTCGGCCCGGCGCACCGAGGTCTACGAGCGCATCCTCGAGCGGTTCGGCGGCGACCGGGTCACCTGCGTGTCGATGATGGACACCTACAAGGTGCGCCACGCGGTGCGCGACGTCGGTGCGGCCCTCGGCCTGCCGCCGCAGGAGGTCGACGAGATCGCCAAGGCCTTCCCGCACATCCGCGCCCGTGACGCCCGCAGCGCCATCGCCGAGCTGCCCGAGCTGCGCAGCCGGGGGCTGGGCTCCCCGCGGCTGCGCCTGCTCTTCGACCTCGTCGAGCGGCTCGACGGCCTGCCCCGGCACATCGCGCTGCACCCGTGCGGGGTGGTGCTGTCCAACAGCGGCCTGCTCGACCGCACCCCCGTCGAGGCCAGCTGGCTGGGCTTTCCCATGAGCCAGTTCGACAAGGACGACGTCGAGACCCTCGGCCTGCTCAAGCTCGACGTCCTCGGCATCCGGATGCAGTCGGCGATGGCCCACGCCGTGCAGGAGGTGGCCCGGGTCGACGGGGTCGAGGTCGACCTCGACGACCAGGCCCAGGTGCCCCTCGACGACGAGGCGACCTTCCGCCTGGTCCGCACCGCCCACACCCTCGGCTGCTTCCAGATCGAGAGCCCCGGCCAGCGCGAGCTCATCGGCAAGTTCGGGCCGGAGCGCTTCGAGGACCTCGTCATCGACATCTCGCTGTTCCGGCCAGGCCCGGTCAAGTCCGACATGATCACGCCGTTCCTCGAGGCCCGCCACGGGTGGAAGCCCGTCGAGTACCTCCACCCCACGCTGGTGCCCGCGCTGGAGGAGACCGCCGGCGTCGTCGTCTTCCACGAGCAGGTGCTCAAGATCGTCGCCGAGACGACCGGCGTCTCGCTGGCCCAGGCCGACGAGGTGCGCCGTGCCATGGGCAGCCCGAGGGGCCAGCAGGAGGTCGAGTCATGGTGGCGCCCCGCCGCCACGGCCCGCGGCTACGCCCCGGCTGACGTCGACCGCATCTGGGAGGTGCTCAAGTCCTTCGCCTCGTTCGGGTTCTGCAAGGCCCACGCCGCCGCCTTCGCGCTGCCGACCTACCACTCGGCGTGGCTGAAGACGCACCACCCGGCCGCCTTCCTCTCCGGGGTGCTCACCCATGACCCGGGGATGTACCCCAAGCGCCTGATCCTCGACGACGCCCGCAGCCTCGGCATCGCGGTGCTCGGCCTCGACGTCAACGCCTCGACGGGGGAGTACCGCGTCGAGAAGGTCGACCCGTGGGAGGAGCCGCCTCCGCGCATCCGCCCCGCGCTGAGCGCGGGGACCCCAGACCTGGAGTGCTCGCGCGAGGCGCCGGCACACCCGGACCTGCCGGACGGGCGGGCCTACGGCATCCGGCTGTCGCTGTCCGACGTCAAGGGCATCAGCGAGGCCGAGGTCGCGCGCATCGTCGCCGGCCAGCCCTACTTCAGCCTCGCCGACTTCTGGAACCGGGCCCGGGTCTCCCGCCCGGTCGCCGAGCGGCTGGTGCTCGCCGGCGGGTTCGACTCCCTCTACGGCATGGCCTCCAGCACCGGCGGCCTCGGCCGCCGCGGCCGGGTGACCCGGCGCGACCTGCTGCTGCACGTCTCCGAGCTCGACCGGTGGTCCCGCTCGGTCGCGAGCTCGAGCCGCCGGGTGAGCCCGCGGAACGGACGAAAGAGCGGGGCGACGTATGCCGACGGGCCGGGTCAGGACGGCATACCGAGCCTTGACGTGGGTGGCGCCGACGTGCGCGGTCGCGCGGCGGCGCAGTCCCAGGCGGCACTGCCGGTCGCGGCGGCCGCGGAGCAGCCCACCCAGCTCGCCCTCGACCTCGGCGACAGCCCCGAGCTGACTGCCGGCACCGGCCTGCCCGAGATGACCGGCCCCGAGCGGGTCCGGGCCGAGCTCGACATCCTCGGCCTCGATGCCAGCGCCCACATCGTCGGGTTCTACGAGCCGATGCTCCGTGCCCTCGGCGTCACCCGCAGCCGCGACCTGCTGGGTGCCCGCAGTCGCTCCACGGTGTGGGTCGCCGGGGTCAAGGTGGCCACCCAGACGCCTCCGGTGCGCTCCGGGCGCCGCGTGGTCTTCCTGACCCTCGACGACTCCACCGGGCCGGTCGACGCCACCTTCTTCGAGGACGTCCAGGGCCCCTACGCCGAGGTGGTGTTCCACTCGTGGATGCTGCTGGTCCGCGGCGTGGTGCGCCGCACCGGCGCCCGGGGTGTGTCCATCCGGGCGACCGGAGCCTGGGAGCTGTCCCGGCTCTGGGACGCCTGGGCCGTCGGTGGGCTCGATGCCGTCCTGACGGCCATCGACGACGACGAGGCGACCGCCCGGGCGCAGTTCCAGGCGCACGAGGCCGCAGCGGCCGGGCAGGACGGCAGCGAGGGGCAGCAGGGGCGTCCGCGGGGCCGCCGGGTGCTGGTGCACGCCTCGGGGTTCCGCCAGTCGCCGTACGCCGACACCAGGCCCGCCGGCAGCGATGTGCAGGGCAGCCGCCGCCTGGCGACGGGCGCGGTGGTGCCCGAGGACCTCAGCCCGCCGCGCAAGCTGTGGCACTCCAGCCCGGGAAGCTCGGGGCACTAG
- a CDS encoding VOC family protein, with the protein MSLTTSTIATMLPVTDTDRAKEFYADRLGLPFEGANSMGELRFGLAHGDSLVLLPREAGSQSKSTAVSWEVGDVEKEMAELEARGVTFEDYDLPGLKTVNHIAEMDGDKAAWFLDPDGNVLCIHQGF; encoded by the coding sequence ATGTCCCTCACCACGAGCACGATCGCGACGATGCTCCCTGTCACGGACACCGATCGCGCAAAGGAGTTCTACGCAGACCGGCTCGGCCTGCCCTTCGAGGGGGCGAACAGCATGGGGGAGCTGCGGTTCGGCCTCGCCCACGGCGACTCGCTCGTGCTGCTTCCCCGTGAGGCCGGAAGCCAGTCGAAGAGCACAGCCGTGAGCTGGGAGGTCGGCGACGTCGAGAAGGAGATGGCCGAGCTGGAGGCCCGAGGCGTGACCTTCGAGGACTACGACCTGCCGGGCCTGAAGACGGTCAACCACATCGCCGAGATGGACGGCGACAAGGCTGCCTGGTTCCTCGACCCGGACGGCAACGTCCTCTGCATCCACCAGGGGTTCTGA
- a CDS encoding DUF6504 family protein: protein MVRRYEEPIEVRATTEQAVPGGATGSGAVPDAFVWRGRLYVVRQVLDHWKERRPWWRDALDERRVPAAVATVGSGPDTGTPGPHVGADVLGDARERQVWRVEASAGRMAGTGVYDLGIDPGSGACSQQWRLLRVAD, encoded by the coding sequence GTGGTGCGCCGATACGAAGAGCCCATCGAGGTCCGGGCCACGACCGAGCAGGCCGTTCCGGGTGGTGCCACCGGATCCGGGGCGGTTCCCGACGCCTTCGTCTGGCGTGGGCGGCTCTACGTCGTCCGCCAGGTGCTCGACCACTGGAAGGAGCGCCGTCCGTGGTGGCGCGACGCGCTCGACGAGCGACGCGTCCCCGCTGCGGTCGCGACGGTCGGCTCCGGCCCTGACACCGGCACCCCCGGCCCTCACGTCGGCGCCGACGTCCTCGGGGACGCCCGGGAGCGGCAGGTGTGGCGCGTCGAGGCGAGCGCGGGCCGGATGGCCGGCACCGGGGTCTACGACCTCGGCATCGACCCCGGGTCCGGTGCCTGCTCGCAGCAGTGGCGCCTCCTGCGGGTCGCGGACTGA
- a CDS encoding YbaK/EbsC family protein, whose translation MTEGRVTPQESSKESPLEHPAVQRVLAALAVHQVHPQVVVLPDAVRTATTAAAALGVTPAEIANSLVFRAHDPDGSITPLLVLTSGAHRVDVAKVADLTGITYIDRADAEFVRNATGFSIGGVAPVGHPVTVRTLVDVSLSRHRHVWAAAGHTHTVFRTTYEELLRVTGGHAIEVA comes from the coding sequence ATGACTGAGGGGAGGGTTACGCCGCAGGAGAGCTCGAAGGAGAGCCCGCTGGAGCACCCTGCCGTCCAAAGGGTGCTCGCGGCCTTGGCAGTCCACCAGGTCCATCCACAGGTGGTCGTCCTCCCCGACGCGGTGCGCACCGCCACAACCGCTGCCGCGGCCCTCGGCGTCACCCCCGCGGAGATCGCGAACTCACTCGTGTTCCGTGCCCACGACCCAGACGGTTCCATCACCCCCCTGCTCGTGCTCACCTCCGGCGCCCACCGTGTCGATGTGGCAAAGGTCGCCGACCTCACCGGCATCACCTACATCGACCGCGCCGACGCCGAATTCGTCCGCAACGCCACCGGCTTCTCGATCGGCGGCGTGGCGCCGGTGGGGCACCCAGTCACAGTGCGCACCCTGGTCGACGTCTCGCTCAGCCGTCACCGCCATGTTTGGGCGGCCGCTGGCCACACGCACACCGTCTTTCGCACCACCTACGAGGAGTTGCTGCGCGTCACCGGCGGCCATGCCATCGAGGTGGCCTGA
- the metF gene encoding methylenetetrahydrofolate reductase [NAD(P)H], translating to MALGQPSRLRRPENITRSIPRMLAARGPSISFEFFPPKDDAAEAVLWEAIRRLERVRPDFVSVTYGAGGTTQDRTVRVTDRIARETTLTPLAHLTCVNASVAQLRQVVGQYAAAGVRNILALRGDPPGNVRGRWVAHPEGLDHAEDLVALVRGLGDFTVGVAAFPDVHPESPDLAHDVEVLVRKRAAGASFAVTQMVFDADSYLRLRDAVAARCDLPITPGLMPVTSFKQIARMSELMGTPLPPAVVARLEAVADDPAAIREVGVQIATELAGRMLAEGAPGLHFITMNRSTATLEVYGNLSLPVAGVETTG from the coding sequence ATGGCACTCGGACAGCCCTCCCGGCTGCGTCGACCGGAGAACATCACCCGGTCGATCCCGCGCATGCTCGCCGCGCGGGGGCCGTCGATCAGCTTCGAGTTCTTCCCGCCCAAGGACGACGCGGCCGAGGCCGTGCTGTGGGAGGCCATCCGTCGCCTCGAGCGTGTGCGGCCCGACTTCGTCTCGGTGACCTACGGCGCGGGCGGCACGACCCAGGACCGCACGGTGCGGGTCACCGATCGGATCGCCCGCGAGACGACGCTCACCCCGCTGGCGCACCTGACCTGCGTCAACGCCTCGGTCGCCCAGCTGCGCCAGGTGGTCGGGCAGTATGCCGCCGCGGGCGTCCGCAACATCCTGGCGCTGCGCGGCGACCCGCCCGGCAACGTGCGGGGAAGGTGGGTGGCGCACCCGGAGGGTCTGGACCACGCCGAGGACCTCGTCGCCCTGGTGCGCGGGCTCGGCGACTTCACCGTCGGCGTCGCCGCGTTCCCCGACGTGCACCCGGAGTCGCCCGACCTCGCCCACGACGTCGAGGTGCTGGTGCGCAAGCGTGCTGCCGGGGCCTCCTTCGCGGTGACCCAGATGGTCTTCGACGCCGACTCCTACCTGCGGCTGCGCGACGCGGTCGCCGCCCGCTGCGACCTGCCGATCACGCCGGGCCTGATGCCGGTGACGAGCTTCAAGCAGATCGCGCGCATGTCCGAGCTGATGGGCACCCCGCTGCCGCCCGCCGTAGTCGCACGGCTCGAGGCGGTGGCCGACGACCCGGCGGCGATCCGCGAGGTCGGCGTGCAGATCGCCACCGAGCTCGCGGGGCGGATGTTGGCCGAGGGGGCGCCCGGCCTGCACTTCATCACCATGAACCGGTCCACCGCCACCCTCGAGGTCTATGGCAACCTCAGCCTCCCGGTGGCAGGCGTCGAGACCACCGGCTGA
- a CDS encoding Rv2175c family DNA-binding protein, translating into MTPDEPTETPLEELVGEWLTVPDVAERLGVPLATVRRMIDDRELLAARLGERRIVHVPARFLDERALPHLKGTFTVLGDGGMHDDEILRWLFTPDATLPVEGAPIDALASGFKTEVRRRAMETAI; encoded by the coding sequence ATGACCCCCGATGAGCCCACCGAGACCCCGCTCGAGGAGCTGGTCGGCGAGTGGCTGACGGTCCCCGACGTGGCCGAGCGCCTCGGCGTCCCGCTGGCGACGGTGCGGCGGATGATCGATGACCGTGAGCTGCTCGCGGCCCGGCTCGGTGAGCGCCGCATCGTGCACGTGCCCGCGAGGTTCCTCGACGAGAGGGCCCTGCCGCACCTGAAGGGCACGTTCACCGTGCTCGGGGACGGCGGCATGCACGACGACGAGATCCTGCGCTGGCTCTTCACCCCGGACGCGACCCTGCCGGTCGAGGGCGCCCCGATCGACGCGCTGGCCTCCGGGTTCAAGACCGAGGTGCGTCGGCGCGCGATGGAGACCGCCATCTGA
- a CDS encoding acyltransferase codes for MKRLVKKVASAQLDRRYARRSKVARLERELLALKKQVQPLVKPRWQDNPNVIVGTGCSIQGNVAMYASEGREIRIGNSVRLYRNAEMNGPLTIGDDCFINRDLYARRGTTIGNRVFLGPFVRLITDTHDIGGPERRAGRNRWPEIRIEDGCWIGAGATILGGVTVGRGAIVAAGALVNKDVPANAVVAGVPARVVKLIDSPREPLSDRRPASSGPRA; via the coding sequence GTGAAGAGGCTCGTCAAGAAGGTGGCCAGTGCGCAGCTCGACCGGCGGTATGCGAGGCGCAGCAAAGTGGCGCGACTGGAGAGGGAGCTGCTGGCCCTGAAGAAGCAGGTGCAGCCCCTGGTGAAGCCTCGCTGGCAGGACAACCCGAATGTCATCGTCGGGACGGGCTGCTCCATCCAGGGCAACGTGGCAATGTACGCGTCCGAAGGTCGCGAGATCCGCATCGGGAACTCGGTTCGGCTGTACCGCAACGCCGAGATGAACGGTCCACTGACGATCGGTGACGACTGCTTCATCAACCGCGACCTCTACGCACGTCGTGGGACCACGATCGGCAACCGGGTCTTCCTCGGTCCCTTCGTCCGCCTGATCACCGACACCCACGACATCGGCGGCCCGGAACGTCGTGCCGGACGGAACAGGTGGCCTGAGATCCGGATCGAGGACGGGTGCTGGATCGGTGCCGGTGCGACCATCCTCGGTGGAGTCACCGTTGGAAGGGGGGCGATCGTGGCAGCAGGAGCGCTGGTCAACAAGGACGTTCCCGCCAACGCAGTCGTGGCTGGCGTACCGGCTCGGGTGGTCAAGCTCATCGACAGCCCGCGCGAACCACTGTCCGACCGGAGGCCTGCGTCGTCTGGTCCTCGCGCGTGA
- a CDS encoding polyprenyl synthetase family protein, whose translation MRNPLDAADLRSRVQECVDAELATQAAVLAEVGPDTQDLLAAVRSLLAGGKRLRAAFLYWGYRAAGQPDSPALVRLATAMEFFQAAALIHDDVMDDSDTRRGLPAAHRALAARHSDEHWSGDADRFGVAGAILAGNLCLNWTEELFATSGLPAEHLARGRSVFDRMRTQLMGGQFLDVVESVRSWEGLSTAERIERASRVIRYKSAKYTIEHPLLIGATAGGAGEADLAALSRYGLDLGHAFQLRDDLLGVFGDPAATGKPAGDDLREGKRTVLIAHTLEGADAHGRAVVEAGLGRPDLDAAGVEAMRRVIVDSGAVDAVEAEIAGLADAARLALKSTSGLADEPLDVLDALIDFSTARSA comes from the coding sequence GTGCGCAACCCGCTCGATGCCGCCGACCTGCGCTCCCGCGTGCAGGAGTGCGTCGACGCCGAGCTGGCCACGCAGGCAGCGGTCCTGGCCGAGGTCGGGCCCGACACCCAGGACCTGCTCGCAGCGGTGCGCTCCCTCCTCGCCGGCGGCAAGCGCCTGCGGGCGGCCTTCCTCTACTGGGGCTACCGCGCCGCCGGGCAGCCCGACTCCCCCGCCCTGGTCCGCCTCGCGACCGCGATGGAGTTCTTCCAGGCCGCCGCGCTCATCCACGACGACGTCATGGACGACAGCGACACCCGACGCGGCCTGCCCGCCGCCCACCGCGCGCTGGCCGCGCGGCACAGCGACGAGCACTGGTCCGGCGACGCCGACCGGTTCGGGGTGGCGGGCGCCATCCTGGCCGGGAACCTCTGCCTGAACTGGACCGAGGAGCTGTTCGCCACCTCCGGCCTGCCTGCCGAGCACCTGGCCCGGGGCCGGTCCGTCTTCGACCGCATGCGCACCCAGCTCATGGGCGGGCAGTTCCTCGACGTCGTCGAGTCGGTCCGCTCGTGGGAGGGCCTGAGCACGGCCGAGCGCATCGAGCGGGCGAGCCGCGTGATCCGCTACAAGAGCGCGAAGTACACGATCGAGCACCCGCTGCTCATCGGCGCCACCGCGGGCGGCGCCGGCGAGGCCGACCTCGCGGCGCTGTCGCGCTACGGCCTCGACCTCGGCCACGCCTTCCAGCTGCGCGACGACCTGCTCGGCGTCTTCGGCGACCCGGCCGCCACGGGCAAGCCCGCCGGCGACGACCTGCGCGAGGGCAAGCGCACCGTGCTCATCGCCCACACCCTCGAGGGGGCCGACGCACACGGCCGCGCGGTAGTCGAGGCGGGGCTCGGCCGACCCGACCTCGACGCCGCAGGGGTGGAGGCGATGCGCAGGGTCATCGTCGACTCCGGGGCCGTCGACGCCGTGGAGGCGGAGATCGCCGGGCTCGCCGACGCGGCCCGGCTCGCACTGAAGTCCACCTCCGGCCTCGCCGACGAGCCCCTCGACGTGCTCGACGCCCTCATCGACTTCTCCACGGCCCGCTCGGCCTGA
- a CDS encoding SAV_6107 family HEPN domain-containing protein, whose product MSLSARSPSPATPPSPATPPPRATAATTLELVERARADLLQACHTRDVTERYRQSRLGAMRAAAALVSARARGSRPGGPQSLWELVPAAAPELTEWAEFFAVATARPERPERPERPERPERPEHPERPARLAVSAREADDLLRQAETFIGLVCRNLGLPVSPVHHDVLVPTAWA is encoded by the coding sequence ATGAGCCTGTCCGCCCGGTCCCCGTCGCCGGCCACGCCCCCGTCACCTGCCACGCCCCCGCCCCGGGCAACGGCCGCCACCACGCTCGAGCTGGTCGAGCGCGCCCGGGCCGACCTGCTGCAGGCCTGCCACACCCGTGACGTCACCGAGCGCTACCGCCAGTCCCGGCTGGGGGCCATGCGGGCTGCGGCGGCGCTGGTGTCAGCCCGGGCCAGGGGGTCCCGTCCGGGCGGGCCGCAGAGCCTCTGGGAGCTGGTGCCCGCGGCAGCGCCTGAGCTGACCGAGTGGGCCGAGTTCTTCGCGGTCGCCACCGCACGACCCGAGCGGCCCGAGCGGCCCGAGCGACCCGAGCGGCCCGAGCGGCCCGAACACCCCGAGCGTCCTGCGCGGCTCGCGGTCAGCGCCCGGGAGGCCGACGACCTGCTCCGGCAGGCCGAGACCTTCATCGGACTGGTCTGCCGCAACCTCGGCCTGCCCGTGAGCCCGGTGCACCACGACGTGCTCGTCCCGACGGCGTGGGCGTGA